CTAAGCTCAGACAAGCCCATCCTGCTGCTTTCCGGCGCGCTCGACCCAGTGACGCCACCTGAACTCGCCGCTGCGGCCGCCCGCCACCTGCCCAACACCATCCACTTAATCAACCCGCAGGGCGGGCACGCGGGAGCTGACACTTGTACGCGAGAGGTTGTTGGCCGGTTCATTTCCCTGGCCGCTGGAGAAGCCCTTGGCCGCCTGCATGCCGCAATGGTCCGAGTTCCAGCCACACGTACTAGAGGGGCAGAGGAGTTTTCGTCAAGTACTACTTCCGTTCAGGGACGAGTAACCGAAGAACGATGAGCGTCGAGGCCTGGTTCACCCTGGCGGTGGTGCTGGTGACCGTGGTCGCGCTGGCGCGCGACTGGGCGTCGCCCGTGGTGGCGGTGGTCACCGCGGACGTGGTGCTCCTGGTGTCGGGGGTGATCTCCACGCCCCAGGCGTTCGCCGGGTTCTCCAACCCCGCACCCATCACCGTGGCCGCGCTCTTCGTTCTGGCCGCCGGGGTGGAGAAGACGGGCGCGCTCCAGCCGCTGGTCTCGGCCACCCTGGGCAACGGCGACGGGGGGTCGCGCCGGCTCATGCGGCTCCTGGCGCCCACCGCGGCGGCGTCCGCCTTCCTGAACAACACGCCCATCGTGGCGATGCTGGCCCCGCAGGTGGCCGACTGGGCGGAGAAGCGCAACCGCCCGGCGAGCTGGTACCTGATGCCGATCTCCTTCGCCACCATCCTGGGCGGGGTCGTCACGGTGATTGGGACCTCCACCAACCTGGTGGTCTCCGGGCTGATGCAGAGCGCCGGGATGGCACCCATCGGGATGTTCGAGATCGGCAAGGTGGGCCTCCCCGTGGCGCTGATTGGGGTGGGCTTCCTGGTCCTCTTCTCGCAGCGCCTCCTCCCGGACCGGCGCCGCCCGCGCCAGCAGTTCGAGGCGGACATCCGCGAGTACGTGGTGCACATGCGGGTGGCCCCGCGCGGCCCGCTGGACGGGGTCAGCGTGGAGGCGGGCGGGCTGCGCAGCCTGCAGGGGGTCTTCTTGGCGGAGATCGAGCGCGGCGGGCAGGTGATCGCCCCCGCCGCGCCCACCACGGTGCTGCGGGGCGACGACCGGCTGATCTTCGCCGGGCGCGCGGACGTGATCCGCGACCTCCAGACGATGCGCGGCCTCAGCTCCACGGAGCACGCCGAGGCGCCCGCGGCCGGCGCGGGCTCGCGCTCGTTCTTCGAGGGGGTGGTGAGCGGCGCCAGCCCGCTGGTGGGGCGGACGCTCAAGGAGGTGGACTTCCGGAGCCGCTACCAGGCCGCGGTCCTCGCCATCCACCGCGCCGGAGAGCGCGTGCGCTCCAAGCTGGGCGAGGTCCGCCTCCGCGAGGGCGACACCCTGCTGCTGGTGGCGGACCCGGAGTTCGGGAAGCGCTGGCGCCACAGCAGCGAGTTCCTGCTGGTGGCACATCTCGGGAGCAAGCCGGTCACCAGCCCGTGGCAGAGCCTGCTGGTGGGGCTCGTCACCCTCGCCATCGTGGGGGGGGCGGGGGCCGGGGTGATCCCCATCCTGCAGGCGTCGCTCCTGGGGGCGCTGGCCCTGGTGGCCTTCAAGGTCCTCACCCCATGGGAGGCGCGCTCCTCCATCGAGCTCGACGTTCTCGTGGTGATCGCCGCCAGCTTCGGGATCGGCGCGGCAATCGAGACGTCGGGGCTCGCGGCGGTGATCGGGCACGCTGTCGTGGAGGCGTCCAGCGCATGGGGCCCGCTCGGCGTGCTCCTGGCCGTCACCCTGGCGACCGTGCTGCTGACGGAGCTGATCACGAACAACGCCGCGGCCGTGCTCCTCTTCCCCATCGGTATGGCGGCCGCCGCGCAGGTGGGGGCGGACCCGCGCCCCTTCGCCATCGCCATCGCCCTGGCGGCCTCCGCCAGCTTCCTGACGCCCATCGGCTACCAGACCAACACGATGGTGTACGGCCTGGGCGGGTACCGCTTTACGGACTTCGTCCGGCTGGGGCTCCCGCTGACCCTCCTGGTCGTGGCCGCGATCGTGCTCTTCGTTCCCCTTTTCTGGTCCTTCTAATGGCGACCCCACTGCTGGACGTGAACGACGCTCTCCCGGAGCCCCCCGCCTTGGCGGCGCCGAGCGGCTACCGCAAGAGCCACCTGGACCAGCTCGAGTCCGAGGCCATCTTCGTCATGCGAGAGGTGGCGGCGCAGTTCGAGCGCCCGGTCCTCCTCTTCTCGGGGGGGAAGGACTCCATCGTGCTGGTGCGCCTGGCGCAGAAGGCCTTCTGGCCGGGCCGGTTCCCCTTCCGCCTCCTGCACATCGACACCGGGCACAACTTCCCCGAGGCAATCGAGTTCCGCGACCGGCTCGCGCGCGAGACCGGGGCGGAGCTACTCGTGCGGTACGTGCAGGACTCCATCGACCGGGGGCGCGTGGTGGAGGAGACCGGCCCGGGCGCCAGCCGCAACGCCCTGCAGACGACCACGCTCCTGGACGCGCTCGCCGAGCTGAAGGCGGACGCGGCCATGGGCGGCGCCCGGCGCGACGAGGAGAAGGCGCGCGCCAAGGAGCGCTTCTTCTCGCACCGCGACCGCTTCGGGCAGTGGGACCCCAGGAACCAGCGCCCGGAGCTGTGGAGCCTGTACAACGGGCGCA
This genomic interval from Longimicrobiaceae bacterium contains the following:
- the cysD gene encoding sulfate adenylyltransferase subunit CysD: MATPLLDVNDALPEPPALAAPSGYRKSHLDQLESEAIFVMREVAAQFERPVLLFSGGKDSIVLVRLAQKAFWPGRFPFRLLHIDTGHNFPEAIEFRDRLARETGAELLVRYVQDSIDRGRVVEETGPGASRNALQTTTLLDALAELKADAAMGGARRDEEKARAKERFFSHRDRFGQWDPRNQRPELWSLYNGRRSPGEHFRVFPISNWTEMDVWQYIAAERIELPSLYFAHRREVVDRGGVLYGKSPWVPLLPGESHVERTVRFRTVGDATCTGAVESTAETVEDIIAEIATTRITERGATRADDQRSEAAMEDRKRQGYF
- a CDS encoding SLC13 family permease, producing the protein MSVEAWFTLAVVLVTVVALARDWASPVVAVVTADVVLLVSGVISTPQAFAGFSNPAPITVAALFVLAAGVEKTGALQPLVSATLGNGDGGSRRLMRLLAPTAAASAFLNNTPIVAMLAPQVADWAEKRNRPASWYLMPISFATILGGVVTVIGTSTNLVVSGLMQSAGMAPIGMFEIGKVGLPVALIGVGFLVLFSQRLLPDRRRPRQQFEADIREYVVHMRVAPRGPLDGVSVEAGGLRSLQGVFLAEIERGGQVIAPAAPTTVLRGDDRLIFAGRADVIRDLQTMRGLSSTEHAEAPAAGAGSRSFFEGVVSGASPLVGRTLKEVDFRSRYQAAVLAIHRAGERVRSKLGEVRLREGDTLLLVADPEFGKRWRHSSEFLLVAHLGSKPVTSPWQSLLVGLVTLAIVGGAGAGVIPILQASLLGALALVAFKVLTPWEARSSIELDVLVVIAASFGIGAAIETSGLAAVIGHAVVEASSAWGPLGVLLAVTLATVLLTELITNNAAAVLLFPIGMAAAAQVGADPRPFAIAIALAASASFLTPIGYQTNTMVYGLGGYRFTDFVRLGLPLTLLVVAAIVLFVPLFWSF